Proteins from a single region of Struthio camelus isolate bStrCam1 chromosome W, bStrCam1.hap1, whole genome shotgun sequence:
- the LOC138064043 gene encoding large ribosomal subunit protein uL22, with protein sequence MVRYSLDPENPTKSCKSRGSNLRVHFKNTRETAQAIKGMHIRKATKYLKDVTLKKQCVPFRRYNGGVGRCAQAKQWGWTQGRWPKKSAEFLLHMLKNAESNAELKGLDVDSLVIEHIQVNKAPKMRRRTYRAHGRINPYMSSPCHIEMILTEKEQIVPKPEEEVAQKKKISQKKLKKQKLMARE encoded by the exons ATGGTCCGCTACTCTCTGGATCCGGAGAACCCCACGAAAT CATGCAAGTCAAGGGGATCCAACCTGCGAGTCCATTTCAAG aACACTCGTGAAACTGCCCAAGCTATCAAGGGCATGCATATCCGGAAGGCCACCAAGTACTTGAAGGATGTGACCCTAAAGAAGCAGTGTGTTCCCTTCCGTCGCTACAATGGCGGAGTTGGTAGATGTGCCCAG GCCAAGCAGTGGGGCTGGACACAGGGACGCTGGCCCAAGAAAAGTGCAGAGTTCTTACTGCACATGCTCAAAAATGCAGAGAGCAATGCTGAGCTGAAG GGTCTTGATGTGGATTCTCTGGTAATAGAGCACATCCAGGTCAACAAGGCTCCCAAAATGCGCAGGCGTACCTACAGAGCTCATGGTAGGATCAACCCCTACATGAGCTCCCCCTGCCATATTGAGATGATCCTCACTGAGAAAGAGCAGATTGTTCCCAAACCGGAAGAAGAAGTTGCTCAAAAGAAAAAG atatcccaaaagaagctgaagaagcaaaAGCTCATGGCTCGGGAGTAA
- the LOC138064189 gene encoding UPF0729 protein C18orf32 homolog — protein sequence MVCIPCIVIPVLLWVYKKFLEPYIYPVIAPFIKRVWPKKAVQETTATKQGQGVGAGNPQAPSATKRDQEDESGIYKFESNGFANGIAAKRDTEVSDKKTD from the exons ATGGTGTGCATTCCTTGTATTGTCATTCCGGTTCTCCTCTGGGTCTATAAGAAATTCCTTGAACCGTATATCTATCCTGTTATTGCACCTTTCATTAAACGTGTGTGGCCCAAGAAAGCTGTGCAAGAAACAACAGCCACAAAGCAAGGTCAAGGAGTTGGCGCTGGAAATCCACAGGCACCTTCAGCCACAAAAAGAGATCAGGAGGATGAGTCTGGAATTTATAAA TTTGAAAGCAATGGGTTTGCAAATGGAATTGCTGCAAAGAGAGACACAGAAGTTTCTGACAAGAAAACAGATTAA